One genomic segment of Thalassospiraceae bacterium LMO-SO8 includes these proteins:
- a CDS encoding SDR family oxidoreductase, whose amino-acid sequence MPQISKVRNAPPATVAAVFGANGAIGNAIANRLEDSGRFKSVFRFSRRTDPAVDITREESVAAAADLVVGTGTALRLVVDATGFLHGPDAMPEKSWRDLDPDRMARAFAVNAIGPALILKHFLPLLPYAGRSVFATLSAKVGSIADNRLGGWYSYRASKAALNQIVRTAAVELGRRRPGAICVALHPGTVDSPLSAPFAKNGLTVRSPAGAAERLLDVIDGLTPTDSGGFYDHSGEPLPW is encoded by the coding sequence ATGCCTCAAATATCCAAGGTCCGGAATGCGCCCCCTGCGACTGTGGCCGCCGTGTTTGGCGCGAACGGCGCGATCGGCAATGCGATCGCAAATCGGCTGGAAGACAGCGGCCGCTTTAAATCGGTGTTCCGTTTCTCTCGCCGCACAGACCCCGCCGTCGACATCACCAGAGAAGAGAGCGTGGCGGCGGCGGCAGATCTGGTCGTCGGCACAGGCACCGCGCTGCGTCTCGTCGTGGACGCGACAGGCTTTCTCCATGGGCCGGACGCAATGCCGGAGAAAAGCTGGCGCGACCTCGATCCGGACCGCATGGCCCGCGCATTTGCCGTCAATGCGATTGGCCCGGCATTGATCCTGAAACATTTTCTGCCGCTTCTGCCGTACGCCGGGCGGTCCGTTTTCGCCACACTGTCAGCCAAGGTCGGGAGTATCGCCGACAATCGGCTGGGCGGGTGGTACAGCTACCGCGCCTCCAAAGCCGCGTTGAACCAAATCGTGCGGACCGCAGCGGTGGAACTCGGGCGCCGGCGACCGGGCGCAATCTGCGTCGCCCTGCATCCGGGAACCGTCGACAGCCCGCTGAGCGCCCCTTTCGCCAAGAACGGCTTGACCGTGCGCTCCCCGGCGGGCGCGGCGGAACGTCTTCTCGACGTCATCGACGGCTTGACCCCGACGGATAGCGGGGGGTTTTACGATCATTCGGGGGAGCCATTGCCATGGTGA
- a CDS encoding dicarboxylate/amino acid:cation symporter: MAESLQNLVRGRLWLQVLIGMVLGIATGMALGPSAGLVTHSTASVIGNWLAFPGQLFLASIQMIVIPLVFASIIRGLSANNDLGQLRRLGLRTVIYFVITTAIAVAIGIWLALVIEPGHYLDAASIRSGLDPLPQAAADGLLATPSIGNLPQQFLTLVPSNPLSSMVESNMLQVVIFASVVGVALVIMDRDKAKPMLDLLASLQEVCMTVVRWAMWLAPWAVFGLLAQLTSKIGLQSLIGMAIYVGTVLLGLLCLLVLLLAIARIGAGMPPGRFLHAARDVMLLAFSTSSSAAVMPLSIKTAEERLDVRPVVSQFVIPMGATINMNGTALYQGVAAIFLAQVFGVEIGAGGLTLIVLTAVGASIGSPATPGVGIVVLSSILATVGVPPAGIALIMGVDRILDMCRTSLNVVGDLVACVLMDRWMRREERTASQAKTSGVA; encoded by the coding sequence ATGGCGGAATCCCTGCAAAATCTGGTGCGCGGTCGATTGTGGCTGCAGGTCCTGATCGGCATGGTGCTCGGCATCGCCACGGGCATGGCACTGGGTCCCAGCGCCGGCCTGGTGACGCATTCCACGGCCTCCGTCATCGGCAATTGGCTCGCTTTTCCCGGACAATTGTTCCTGGCGTCGATCCAGATGATCGTCATTCCTCTTGTGTTCGCCTCCATCATTCGGGGGCTGTCCGCGAATAATGATCTGGGGCAGTTGCGGCGGCTCGGACTTCGGACCGTGATTTATTTCGTCATCACCACTGCCATTGCCGTCGCCATCGGAATCTGGCTGGCGCTGGTCATCGAACCCGGCCATTACCTGGACGCAGCAAGCATTCGTTCGGGACTAGACCCATTACCCCAGGCGGCCGCAGACGGCCTGCTGGCGACGCCATCCATCGGCAATCTGCCGCAGCAGTTTCTCACCCTTGTTCCGTCCAATCCGCTGTCGTCCATGGTCGAAAGCAACATGCTGCAGGTCGTCATCTTCGCCAGCGTGGTCGGCGTCGCCCTTGTCATAATGGACCGCGACAAGGCCAAGCCCATGTTGGATCTGCTGGCATCCCTCCAGGAAGTCTGCATGACCGTGGTGCGCTGGGCCATGTGGCTGGCACCCTGGGCGGTGTTCGGGCTGTTGGCGCAATTGACGTCCAAGATCGGCCTGCAATCCCTGATCGGCATGGCGATCTACGTCGGCACGGTGTTGCTCGGTCTACTCTGCCTTCTGGTGTTGCTTTTGGCCATCGCCCGCATCGGGGCCGGAATGCCCCCGGGACGTTTTCTGCACGCGGCCAGGGACGTGATGCTGCTCGCCTTCTCAACCTCGAGTTCCGCCGCTGTCATGCCGCTTTCCATCAAGACCGCTGAAGAACGGCTGGACGTCCGTCCCGTCGTCAGTCAGTTCGTCATCCCCATGGGCGCCACCATCAACATGAACGGTACGGCGCTTTACCAGGGCGTGGCGGCCATCTTCCTGGCCCAGGTCTTTGGCGTGGAAATCGGAGCGGGCGGGTTGACGCTGATCGTTCTAACGGCGGTGGGGGCTTCTATCGGATCGCCGGCCACGCCCGGGGTCGGCATCGTTGTTCTGTCCTCGATCCTGGCCACCGTCGGCGTGCCGCCGGCGGGCATCGCCTTGATCATGGGCGTCGACCGTATCCTGGACATGTGCCGCACATCCCTCAACGTGGTCGGGGATCTGGTCGCCTGCGTCCTGATGGACCGCTGGATGCGGCGCGAGGAGAGGACTGCGAGCCAGGCAAAGACCAGCGGGGTCGCCTAG
- a CDS encoding YbaB/EbfC family nucleoid-associated protein, translated as MKNLGKMMQQAQEIQAKMARMQDELAELEVTGASGAGMVEVTLNGKGEARGVKIDPSLLSGADTDVEVLEDLITAAINDAKGKAEREMQARMQDLTGGLGLPPGFKLPF; from the coding sequence ATGAAGAACCTCGGCAAGATGATGCAGCAGGCCCAGGAAATCCAGGCCAAGATGGCCCGCATGCAGGACGAACTGGCGGAACTTGAGGTCACGGGCGCGTCCGGTGCCGGCATGGTCGAGGTCACGCTGAACGGCAAGGGCGAGGCGCGGGGCGTGAAGATCGACCCCTCCCTGTTGTCGGGCGCCGATACGGACGTCGAGGTCCTGGAAGACCTCATCACCGCCGCCATCAACGACGCCAAGGGCAAGGCGGAGCGCGAAATGCAGGCCCGCATGCAGGATTTGACCGGCGGCCTCGGCCTGCCGCCCGGCTTCAAGCTGCCGTTCTGA
- a CDS encoding DNA polymerase III subunit gamma/tau translates to MDDMDATRDHPAPAASGGSDAAPDQAAYQVLARKYRPTDFTSLIGQEAMVRTLTNAIAAGRLAHAFVLTGVRGVGKTTTARIIARALNCVGPDGTGGPTVDPCGVCANCKAIAQDRHVDVMEMDAASRTGVDDIREIIDGVRYRPTSARFKIYIIDEVHMLSKNAFNALLKTLEEPPEHVKFIFATTEIRKVPVTVLSRCQRFDLRRIEVQRLADHFKGICAKEGAEISEAALHVIARAADGSVRDGLSILDQAIAMTEGAIGEDLVRDMLGLADRSQGFDLLEKTLQGDTPGALNQLAAMYQDGADPAAVLNDLLEIVHFLTRAKLVPETLTDPAVPEIERVRGKDLSERLGMGALARAWQMLLKGVGEVQHAPNAIQATEMVIVRLAHAANMPTPEEAIRRLTEDAAAAPAPTAPAPQAPAPQPPAAQSAAPTPPASPAPSSGGGAARALAQPEPDYDDAPDYDAEPDYDPAPTTAADSGPMQARIESFTDLVALAGQLKEGILQSHMTAQVHLVTFEPGRMEFRPGPGAPDNLAGDLGKFLKSVTGERWMVTVSNEAGQPTLAEQRAKAQAAEKDEVSQHPLVKAVMEAFPGAEISDVRHRDRRDDD, encoded by the coding sequence ATGGACGATATGGACGCAACCCGGGACCATCCCGCACCCGCCGCTTCCGGCGGGAGTGACGCCGCCCCCGACCAGGCGGCCTATCAGGTTCTCGCGCGCAAATACCGGCCCACCGACTTCACCAGCCTGATCGGCCAGGAAGCGATGGTCCGCACCCTGACCAATGCCATCGCCGCCGGCCGGCTTGCCCATGCCTTCGTGCTGACGGGCGTGCGGGGCGTCGGCAAGACGACGACCGCCCGCATCATCGCCCGCGCGCTCAACTGCGTCGGCCCCGACGGCACCGGCGGCCCCACGGTCGATCCCTGCGGCGTCTGCGCCAATTGCAAGGCCATCGCCCAGGACCGCCATGTCGATGTCATGGAAATGGACGCGGCGTCGCGCACCGGGGTCGACGACATCCGGGAAATCATCGACGGCGTGCGCTACCGGCCGACCTCGGCCCGGTTCAAGATCTACATCATCGATGAAGTCCACATGCTGTCGAAGAACGCCTTCAACGCCCTGTTGAAGACGTTGGAAGAGCCGCCCGAGCATGTGAAGTTCATCTTCGCCACCACGGAAATCCGCAAGGTGCCGGTGACGGTGCTGTCGCGCTGCCAGCGCTTCGATCTGCGCCGCATCGAGGTGCAGCGCTTGGCCGACCACTTCAAGGGCATCTGCGCCAAGGAAGGGGCCGAGATATCCGAGGCCGCGCTGCACGTCATCGCGCGGGCCGCCGACGGCTCCGTGCGCGACGGCCTGTCGATCCTGGACCAGGCCATCGCCATGACCGAAGGGGCGATCGGCGAGGACCTGGTGCGCGACATGCTGGGCCTGGCCGACCGCTCGCAGGGCTTCGACCTGTTGGAAAAGACGCTCCAGGGCGACACGCCCGGCGCCCTCAACCAGCTGGCCGCCATGTATCAGGACGGCGCCGATCCGGCGGCGGTGCTGAACGACCTTCTGGAAATCGTCCACTTCCTGACCCGCGCCAAACTGGTGCCGGAAACCCTGACCGACCCCGCCGTGCCCGAGATCGAGCGCGTGCGCGGCAAGGACCTTTCGGAACGCCTCGGCATGGGCGCCCTCGCCCGGGCCTGGCAGATGCTGCTGAAGGGCGTGGGCGAGGTTCAGCACGCGCCCAACGCCATCCAGGCGACGGAAATGGTCATCGTGCGCCTGGCCCATGCGGCCAACATGCCGACCCCGGAAGAGGCGATCCGCCGGCTGACCGAGGACGCCGCCGCCGCGCCCGCACCTACGGCACCTGCCCCGCAAGCGCCCGCACCACAGCCGCCGGCGGCCCAGTCCGCCGCGCCGACCCCGCCCGCGTCCCCGGCGCCGTCTTCCGGCGGCGGTGCCGCCCGCGCCCTGGCCCAGCCCGAACCCGATTACGACGACGCCCCCGATTACGATGCGGAACCGGATTACGATCCGGCCCCCACGACGGCGGCGGACAGCGGCCCGATGCAGGCGCGGATCGAAAGCTTCACCGATCTGGTCGCCCTGGCCGGGCAACTGAAAGAAGGCATCCTGCAATCCCACATGACGGCCCAGGTCCATCTGGTGACGTTCGAGCCGGGCCGCATGGAATTCCGCCCCGGCCCCGGCGCCCCCGACAACCTTGCGGGCGATTTGGGCAAGTTTCTGAAGTCCGTCACCGGCGAGCGCTGGATGGTCACCGTGTCCAACGAAGCGGGCCAGCCGACCCTGGCTGAACAGCGCGCCAAGGCCCAGGCCGCGGAAAAGGACGAAGTGTCCCAACACCCCCTGGTCAAGGCGGTGATGGAGGCGTTCCCGGGGGCCGAGATTTCCGATGTTCGTCACCGGGACCGGCGGGACGACGACTAG
- the recR gene encoding recombination mediator RecR, with amino-acid sequence MVTSDIDRLISLLAKLPGLGPRSARRAVLHLMKRTDSLMGPLARALDAAAENIKTCSVCGNLDTRDPCDICTDGRRDPTQICVVEDVADLWALERTAGFKGHYHVLGGTLSALDGVTPEDLRIPGLCSRIQAGGVTEVILATNATVDGQTTAHYIADRVAGLGKEVVVSGLAHGVPVGGELDYLDDGTLTAAMKARRPLA; translated from the coding sequence ATGGTCACCTCCGACATCGATCGCCTGATCTCGTTGCTGGCCAAGCTGCCGGGGCTGGGCCCGCGCTCGGCCCGGCGCGCCGTGCTGCACCTGATGAAACGGACGGACAGCCTCATGGGCCCGCTCGCCCGCGCCCTCGACGCGGCGGCCGAGAACATCAAGACCTGTTCGGTCTGCGGCAATCTGGACACCCGCGATCCCTGCGACATCTGCACGGACGGCCGCCGCGACCCCACGCAGATCTGCGTGGTCGAGGACGTCGCCGACCTGTGGGCGCTGGAACGCACGGCCGGATTCAAGGGCCACTACCACGTGCTGGGCGGCACCTTGTCGGCCCTCGATGGCGTCACGCCCGAGGACCTGCGCATTCCGGGCCTCTGCTCGCGCATCCAGGCGGGCGGGGTGACGGAAGTGATCCTGGCGACCAACGCCACCGTCGACGGCCAGACCACGGCCCATTACATCGCCGACCGCGTCGCGGGCCTGGGCAAGGAGGTCGTGGTATCGGGCCTGGCCCATGGCGTGCCCGTGGGGGGCGAACTCGATTACCTGGACGACGGCACCCTGACGGCGGCCATGAAGGCGCGGCGGCCGCTGGCCTGA
- a CDS encoding DUF393 domain-containing protein yields the protein MVIGLDHGPPVLTVFFDGGCPLCRKEIAFYRRRSGAERIRWVNVQACADRELPDGLSRCDALRRFHTRDAQGRLYSGARGFAELWAALPAFRLAGLLFRIRPMGALLEITYRTFLRIRPLIPRRPGSPTKM from the coding sequence ATGGTGATCGGCCTTGACCACGGCCCACCCGTTCTCACCGTTTTTTTCGACGGCGGCTGTCCGCTTTGCCGGAAAGAGATCGCCTTCTACCGTCGCCGTTCCGGCGCGGAGCGTATTCGCTGGGTGAATGTTCAAGCCTGCGCAGACCGCGAGTTACCCGACGGTCTGAGTCGCTGCGATGCCTTGCGGCGTTTTCACACCCGGGATGCCCAGGGCCGATTGTACTCGGGCGCACGCGGATTTGCCGAGTTGTGGGCGGCACTGCCTGCGTTTCGCCTCGCCGGACTTCTGTTCCGCATCCGGCCAATGGGAGCACTGCTGGAAATCACCTACCGCACCTTTCTCCGTATCCGGCCGCTCATTCCCCGTCGTCCCGGGTCCCCCACCAAAATGTGA
- a CDS encoding DUF4139 domain-containing protein, translated as MSRPIHRSAILAAAVLALPVLVLPIRGEAQAPAPGQAAERVVTVFTGGFGQIWERRALTPQAGTRDIMLDGISQRTLAESLRLAGDGGGIAVQSLSLARNLLTPRSLLERFLGKEVGVVKVHPTTGEERIEKATVLSIQNGVVLRLGGRIETGMPGRLVFPDDVGDLAAKPSLTARISAGADVKGLTLTYITEGLSWSTDYTAVVAPDGGRISLSGWASVQNDTGVALDAARLRLVAGEVNRAMGAPQPMAKGAPRVMMAEARGAAADAALPVREAQGAVHVYTLPGAQTLAAGERKQVALLGPVEVPVSETLLSLGNPQLFGPAPGDPAPDHPQVRLGFDNKALVAGGLPLPGGIVRAYRTGADGQTLFAGSDRIADTPDGGRVIVTLGRAFDVTVKREQTAFKRLDAQGRNVEGTFKITVTNGRAKPARVRLAEILPGDWTIVESSLAHERSGDRARWLVEVPGKGDLTLTYKVRVLR; from the coding sequence ATGTCCCGCCCGATCCATCGTTCCGCAATCTTGGCCGCCGCCGTGTTGGCCCTGCCCGTCCTGGTCCTGCCGATTCGCGGCGAGGCGCAGGCGCCGGCCCCCGGCCAAGCCGCCGAACGGGTGGTCACCGTGTTCACGGGCGGCTTCGGCCAGATCTGGGAGCGCCGCGCCCTGACGCCGCAGGCGGGCACGCGGGACATCATGCTCGACGGCATCAGCCAGCGGACCCTGGCCGAAAGCCTGCGCCTTGCCGGTGACGGCGGCGGCATCGCGGTGCAGTCGCTGTCGCTTGCCCGCAACCTGCTGACCCCCCGCAGCCTGCTGGAACGCTTCCTCGGCAAGGAGGTCGGCGTGGTCAAGGTCCATCCGACCACGGGCGAGGAGCGGATCGAAAAGGCGACGGTGCTGTCCATTCAGAACGGCGTCGTGCTGCGCCTGGGTGGGCGGATCGAGACGGGCATGCCGGGCCGGCTGGTGTTTCCGGACGATGTCGGCGACCTGGCGGCCAAGCCCAGCCTGACGGCGCGCATTTCCGCCGGCGCGGACGTGAAGGGCCTGACCCTGACCTACATTACCGAGGGCCTGTCCTGGTCAACCGACTACACGGCCGTCGTCGCCCCCGACGGCGGGCGGATCAGCCTGTCCGGCTGGGCGTCGGTGCAGAACGACACGGGCGTGGCCCTGGATGCGGCCCGCCTGCGCCTGGTCGCGGGCGAGGTCAACCGCGCGATGGGCGCCCCCCAACCCATGGCCAAGGGGGCGCCGCGCGTGATGATGGCCGAGGCACGAGGGGCCGCCGCCGACGCGGCCCTGCCCGTGCGGGAAGCCCAAGGGGCGGTGCATGTCTATACCCTGCCGGGCGCCCAGACCCTGGCCGCCGGAGAGCGCAAACAGGTGGCGCTCCTGGGTCCGGTCGAGGTGCCCGTGTCGGAAACCCTGCTCAGCCTCGGCAATCCGCAGCTGTTCGGCCCGGCGCCGGGCGACCCCGCCCCGGACCATCCCCAGGTGCGCCTCGGTTTCGACAACAAGGCCCTGGTCGCGGGCGGCCTGCCGCTGCCGGGCGGGATCGTCCGCGCCTACCGCACGGGCGCCGACGGCCAGACCCTGTTCGCCGGATCGGACCGCATCGCCGACACGCCGGACGGCGGGCGGGTGATCGTCACCCTGGGCCGCGCCTTCGACGTCACGGTCAAGCGCGAACAGACCGCCTTCAAGCGCCTGGACGCCCAGGGCCGCAATGTGGAGGGAACCTTTAAGATCACCGTTACCAACGGCCGCGCCAAACCGGCGCGGGTGCGTCTCGCCGAGATTCTGCCCGGCGACTGGACCATCGTTGAAAGTTCTCTGGCGCACGAGCGGTCCGGCGACCGGGCGCGCTGGCTGGTCGAGGTGCCGGGCAAGGGCGATCTGACCCTGACCTACAAGGTGCGGGTATTGCGCTAG
- the nudC gene encoding NAD(+) diphosphatase translates to MYTGGPLDRAGDRRRDAAGVAELLNHPKARVAPVWRDRNLVEPGDSPRAGWLTGEAAVIVTTQASVQVFLGMWEDAPYFAVDLSHHDEDALPNLVNGATFEDLRQIGRLLAAEEATILAYARGMTHWHRRQKYCSDCGSPTEARDSGHVQVCTNPDCGRSHFPRTDPAVIMLVTHVGADGVDRCLLGWSTRWDFPMYSTLAGFVEPGESLEEAVAREVLEESGIRVADVTYRGSQPWPFPASLMLGFRARGLNDDITVDPTEIREAKWFSRADLAQFGEFYGETDPNRPRLPRTDSISRRLINDWIDEGD, encoded by the coding sequence ATGTATACGGGCGGTCCCCTGGACCGGGCCGGCGACCGGCGGCGCGATGCCGCCGGGGTCGCGGAACTCCTCAACCATCCCAAGGCCCGGGTTGCACCCGTGTGGCGCGACCGCAACCTGGTGGAACCTGGAGACAGCCCGCGGGCGGGCTGGCTGACCGGCGAGGCGGCGGTCATCGTGACGACCCAGGCCAGCGTGCAGGTGTTTCTGGGCATGTGGGAAGATGCACCCTATTTCGCCGTCGACCTGTCCCATCACGACGAGGACGCCCTGCCCAACCTGGTCAACGGTGCCACCTTCGAGGACCTGCGCCAGATCGGACGCCTGCTCGCCGCCGAAGAGGCGACGATCCTGGCCTATGCCAGGGGCATGACCCATTGGCACCGGCGACAGAAATACTGCAGCGACTGCGGCAGCCCCACGGAGGCCCGCGACAGCGGCCATGTCCAGGTCTGCACCAATCCGGATTGCGGGCGCTCGCACTTCCCACGCACGGACCCGGCGGTGATCATGCTGGTGACCCACGTCGGGGCCGACGGCGTCGACCGCTGTTTGCTGGGCTGGTCGACGCGCTGGGACTTTCCCATGTATTCGACCCTGGCCGGGTTCGTGGAACCCGGCGAAAGCCTGGAGGAAGCCGTGGCCCGCGAGGTGCTGGAGGAATCGGGTATCCGCGTCGCCGACGTGACCTACCGAGGGTCGCAGCCCTGGCCGTTTCCGGCCTCGCTGATGCTGGGCTTCCGGGCGCGGGGGCTGAACGACGACATCACCGTCGATCCCACGGAAATCCGCGAGGCCAAGTGGTTTTCCCGCGCCGATCTGGCCCAGTTCGGCGAATTCTACGGCGAGACGGACCCCAATCGCCCGCGCCTGCCGCGCACGGACAGTATCTCGCGGCGGCTGATCAACGATTGGATCGACGAGGGCGACTGA
- a CDS encoding DUF427 domain-containing protein — protein MTDVSLTPAAKTVTATVNGEVIAESAKAQILKEGAYAPMYYFPKADVRMDALAATEKSTLCPHKGTASYWSINAGGRTAENAAWAYETPPAGLEAMAGHIAFYPFVVKFAEK, from the coding sequence ATGACCGACGTTTCCCTGACCCCCGCCGCCAAGACCGTCACCGCCACCGTGAACGGCGAGGTGATCGCCGAAAGCGCCAAGGCGCAGATCCTCAAGGAAGGCGCCTATGCGCCCATGTACTATTTCCCGAAGGCCGACGTGCGCATGGACGCCCTGGCGGCGACGGAAAAATCCACCCTGTGCCCGCACAAGGGCACGGCCAGCTACTGGTCGATCAACGCCGGCGGCCGGACGGCGGAAAACGCCGCCTGGGCCTACGAAACCCCGCCGGCGGGGCTGGAGGCCATGGCCGGGCACATCGCATTCTATCCGTTCGTGGTCAAGTTCGCGGAAAAGTAG
- a CDS encoding 3'-5' exonuclease: MQHRNLFVFDIETIADTDAVPALTGFDDPDVQARRDELSRYHLEITDGRNDFHRQPFHRVVAISFLEAEIEHTPSGGEVYHLKELRSGGEASFGEKKLLQGFFGYFERLRPRLVSFNGRGFDLPVLKYRAMAHGVQAPLLHDTSNKWENYTARYALDWHCDLIEALSDFGASARIKLNEVCAILGLPGKFGVDGSQVAPMFDEGRVAEIRDYCETDVLNTYLVYLRWQHHRGVLTTEALNKALADVISLVDAEGEARPRLRKFIEAWGEASGNKFLMD; the protein is encoded by the coding sequence ATGCAGCATAGAAACCTCTTCGTCTTCGACATCGAAACCATCGCCGACACGGACGCCGTGCCGGCGCTGACCGGCTTCGACGATCCCGACGTCCAGGCCCGGCGCGACGAGTTGTCCCGCTATCACCTGGAAATCACCGACGGGCGCAACGATTTCCACCGCCAGCCCTTTCACCGGGTCGTCGCCATCAGCTTCCTCGAGGCCGAGATCGAGCACACGCCGAGCGGCGGCGAGGTGTATCACCTGAAGGAACTGCGCTCGGGCGGCGAGGCCAGCTTCGGCGAGAAGAAGCTGCTGCAAGGCTTCTTCGGCTATTTCGAGCGCCTGCGCCCCCGGCTGGTCAGCTTCAACGGCCGGGGCTTCGACCTGCCGGTCCTGAAATACCGCGCCATGGCCCATGGCGTGCAGGCGCCGCTGCTGCACGACACGTCCAACAAATGGGAAAACTACACCGCGCGCTACGCCCTCGATTGGCATTGCGATCTGATCGAAGCCTTGTCGGATTTCGGCGCCTCGGCGCGCATCAAGCTGAACGAGGTCTGCGCGATCCTGGGCCTGCCCGGCAAGTTCGGCGTCGACGGATCGCAGGTCGCCCCCATGTTCGACGAGGGGCGCGTCGCGGAAATCCGCGACTACTGCGAAACGGACGTGCTGAACACCTATCTGGTCTACCTGCGCTGGCAGCACCATCGCGGCGTGCTGACGACGGAGGCGCTCAACAAGGCGCTCGCCGACGTGATCTCATTGGTCGACGCCGAGGGCGAGGCCCGCCCGCGCCTGCGCAAGTTCATCGAGGCCTGGGGCGAGGCGTCGGGCAATAAGTTCCTGATGGACTAG
- a CDS encoding cupin domain-containing protein: MTDERPPAVRALDIAPRAKPSTYPEPFFSRMAGRKKRQLGDVFGLANFGVNLTRLAPGGESALLHRHTRQDEFVYILEGSPTLVTEDGETELSPGMCAGFPAGGSAHHLVNRTTADVLYLEIGDRTPGDAASYPRDDIQANLGPDGQWLFTHKDGSPY; the protein is encoded by the coding sequence ATGACCGACGAAAGACCCCCCGCCGTCCGGGCGCTGGACATCGCCCCCCGGGCCAAGCCCTCGACCTATCCGGAACCGTTCTTCAGCCGCATGGCGGGGCGCAAAAAGCGCCAGTTGGGCGACGTCTTCGGGCTCGCCAACTTCGGCGTCAACCTGACGCGGCTCGCGCCGGGCGGCGAATCGGCGCTGCTCCACCGCCATACCCGCCAGGACGAATTCGTCTACATTCTCGAAGGATCGCCCACCCTGGTCACGGAAGACGGCGAAACCGAACTGTCGCCCGGCATGTGCGCGGGCTTTCCCGCCGGCGGTTCGGCCCATCACCTGGTCAACCGGACCACGGCCGACGTGCTGTACCTGGAAATCGGCGACCGCACGCCGGGCGACGCGGCCAGCTATCCCCGCGACGACATTCAGGCCAACCTGGGCCCGGACGGCCAGTGGCTGTTCACCCACAAGGACGGCAGTCCTTACTGA
- the rmuC gene encoding DNA recombination protein RmuC — protein MDVTILDNTGAVLGIGLGLLAVLVALVFAVTQRARRENLDQMARIAEMADALSRQQAELSGALQQSQMTVNDRLDGLGKRLGDSLHQQSERTGQSLKTLYERLAVIDHAQKNLTDLSQQMVGLQDILSNKQARGAFGEIQLNDLVTATLPPSAYEFQVTLNNGKRADCLLKLPNPPGSIVIDAKFPLESYQALRDAGSDEAARIAAGRRFAQDVKTHVVAISEKYIVPGETAESALMFLPSEAVYAELHANFVNVVEESYRRRVWIVSPTTLMATLNTVRAILKDSRMREQAHVIQAEVQKMMEDVGRLDDRVGKLQTHFDQATKDIRDIRVSTDKITKRGEKIEDLQLADETPAEDLPPAAAPNLRVLGRDD, from the coding sequence ATGGATGTGACCATTCTGGACAACACGGGCGCGGTACTCGGCATCGGGCTCGGCCTGCTGGCGGTGCTGGTTGCGCTGGTTTTCGCCGTGACCCAGCGTGCGCGGCGGGAAAACCTGGACCAGATGGCGCGGATCGCGGAAATGGCCGATGCCCTGTCGCGCCAGCAGGCGGAACTGTCCGGCGCATTGCAGCAGTCGCAGATGACCGTGAACGACCGCCTGGACGGCCTCGGCAAGCGGCTCGGCGACAGCCTGCATCAGCAGTCGGAACGCACGGGCCAGTCGTTGAAGACGCTGTACGAACGCCTCGCCGTCATCGACCACGCGCAGAAGAACCTGACCGACCTGTCGCAACAGATGGTCGGCTTGCAGGACATCCTGTCCAACAAGCAGGCGCGCGGCGCCTTCGGGGAAATCCAGTTGAACGACCTGGTGACCGCGACCCTGCCGCCCTCGGCCTATGAATTCCAGGTCACCCTGAACAACGGCAAGCGCGCGGACTGCTTGCTCAAGCTGCCCAATCCGCCGGGTTCCATCGTGATCGACGCCAAGTTCCCGCTGGAAAGCTATCAGGCCCTGCGCGACGCGGGCTCGGACGAAGCGGCGCGCATCGCCGCCGGGCGGCGCTTCGCCCAGGACGTGAAGACCCATGTGGTCGCGATCTCGGAAAAATACATCGTGCCCGGAGAGACGGCGGAATCGGCGCTCATGTTCCTGCCGTCGGAAGCGGTCTATGCGGAACTGCACGCCAATTTCGTCAACGTGGTCGAGGAAAGCTACCGCCGCCGCGTGTGGATCGTCTCGCCGACCACGCTGATGGCGACGCTCAACACCGTGCGGGCGATCCTGAAGGATTCCCGGATGAGGGAGCAGGCCCACGTGATCCAGGCCGAGGTCCAGAAGATGATGGAGGACGTGGGACGGCTCGACGACCGGGTCGGCAAGCTGCAAACCCATTTCGATCAGGCGACCAAGGACATCCGCGACATCCGCGTCTCGACCGACAAGATCACCAAGCGGGGCGAGAAGATCGAGGACCTGCAATTGGCCGACGAAACCCCGGCGGAAGACCTGCCGCCGGCGGCCGCGCCCAACCTGCGCGTGCTCGGCCGCGACGACTGA